Proteins encoded within one genomic window of Larus michahellis unplaced genomic scaffold, bLarMic1.1 SCAFFOLD_34, whole genome shotgun sequence:
- the LOC141737371 gene encoding olfactory receptor 14A16-like produces MSNSSSITQFLLLAFADTRELQLLHFGLFLGIYLAALLANGLIITAITCDHHLHTPMYFFLLNLSLLDLGSISTTVPKSMANSLWGTRDISYKGCVTQVFFFFFCAAAEFYLLTVMAYDRYVAICKPLHYGTLLGSRACVHMAAAAWGSGFLYALLHMANTFSLPLCQGNALDQFFCEIPQILKLSCSHSYLREVGLLVVSVCLAFGCFVFIVLSYVQIFRAVLRIPSEQGRHKAFSTCLPHLAVVSLFISTGIFAYLKPPSISSHVLDLVVAVLYSVVPPAVNPLIYSMRNQELKDALWKLMTRLFSAAINCLLQITHNEGLGNCVLGLVEGFGFFFFFF; encoded by the coding sequence atgtccaacagcagctccatcacccagttcctcctcctggcattcgcagacacacgggagctgcagctcttgcacttcgggctcttcctgggcatctacctggctgccctcctggccaacggcctcatcatcacggCCATCacctgtgaccaccacctccacacccccatgtacttcttcctcctcaacctctccctcctcgacctgggctccatctccaccactgtccccaaatccatggccaattccctgtggggCACCAGGGACATTTCCTACAAAGGATGTGTtacacaggtgttttttttctttttctgtgctgcagcagagttttatcttctcactgtcatggcctatgaccgctacgttgccatctgcaaacccctgcactacgggaccctcctgggcagcagagcttgtgtccacatggcagcagctgcctggggcagtgggtttctctatgctctcctgcacatggccaatacattttccctgcccctctgccagggcaatgccctggaccagttcttctgtgaaatcccccagatcctcaagctctcctgctcacactcctacctcagggaagttgggcttcttgtggtcagtgTCTGTTTagcatttggttgttttgtgttcatcgtgctgtcctatgtgcagatcttcagggccgtgctgaggatcccctctgagcagggacggcacaaagccttttccacgtgcctccctcacctggccgtggtctccctctttatcagcactggaatatttgcctacctgaagcccccctccatctcttcccatgttctagacctggtggtggcagttCTGTACTCAGTGGttcctccagccgtgaaccccctcatctacagcatgaggaaccaggagctcaaggatgccctctggaaattaatgaccaggttattttctgcagcaataaactgtctcctgcaaatcactcataatgaggggttaggtaactgtgtgttaggtttggttgagggttttggctttttctttttttttttttaa